The Candidatus Latescibacterota bacterium genome contains a region encoding:
- a CDS encoding glycosyltransferase family 2 protein, translating to MSVVIPFYNEEESLVELYSRLTSMLQQFSRGHELIFVDDGSSDGSLDIVKTLREKDRRVKVIAFNRNYGKSPALSQGFAAARGDLVVTIDADLQDDPDEIPGMVALLDDGFDLISGWKLNRKDPITKTLPSKVFNFVASLVTGIKLHDINCGLKVYRKEVVKRIKVYGELHRVIPVLAGWEGFRISEKEVSHSERKYGKSKYGAKRFLNGIFDLMTVMFITRRSTTPMHFFGRIAFLFLTTGGLINLYFLFQWIIGKGLHVRPLMVVGLIMIVIAIQIGSIGLLAELYSSNIERDFSYRKYEIDD from the coding sequence TCTGTCGTCATTCCGTTCTATAACGAGGAAGAGAGTCTGGTAGAGCTATACTCCCGTCTCACCTCCATGCTTCAGCAGTTCTCGCGGGGGCATGAACTTATCTTTGTAGACGACGGCTCCAGCGACGGATCACTGGATATCGTGAAAACATTGCGCGAGAAAGACAGAAGAGTGAAGGTCATCGCTTTCAATAGAAATTACGGAAAATCGCCGGCCCTTTCACAGGGATTTGCCGCGGCAAGGGGAGATCTGGTAGTCACGATAGATGCTGACCTTCAGGACGATCCGGATGAGATCCCGGGCATGGTCGCCCTGCTTGATGATGGTTTCGATCTCATATCTGGTTGGAAACTGAACCGCAAGGATCCGATAACCAAGACCCTTCCTTCGAAAGTGTTTAATTTTGTCGCTTCGCTTGTAACCGGGATAAAACTGCATGACATCAATTGCGGACTCAAGGTCTACAGGAAAGAGGTAGTAAAGAGGATCAAGGTCTACGGAGAGCTTCACAGAGTGATACCGGTCCTGGCCGGATGGGAAGGTTTCCGTATCAGTGAGAAGGAAGTCTCTCATTCCGAGAGGAAGTATGGGAAAAGCAAGTATGGAGCGAAACGTTTTCTGAACGGGATATTCGATCTGATGACGGTCATGTTCATCACCCGACGCTCGACGACACCAATGCATTTTTTCGGCAGAATAGCTTTTCTGTTCCTGACGACAGGGGGGCTGATCAACCTGTATTTTCTGTTTCAGTGGATCATTGGTAAGGGTCTGCATGTAAGGCCCCTGATGGTCGTCGGACTTATTATGATCGTCATAGCCATTCAGATCGGTTCGATAGGATTGCTGGCCGAACTGTATTCGTCGAACATTGAAAGAGACTTTTCATATCGCAAGTACGAGATAGATGATTGA